In Flavobacterium gelatinilyticum, a genomic segment contains:
- a CDS encoding T9SS sorting signal type C domain-containing protein has translation MKKKLPALFNYPQILNLCFSLSNHSKNSLSKVKLSILFSFFCVSMWAQLPPHTFDANGTVVVPAGIISMEVEGWGAGGAGGGANNSVALTGRGGAGGGGGAYAHGFIGVTAGNTLNVRVAGATTGTTGSGVNGGNSYIEGFELAFLAAGGLGGIANTTGTSGGGTGGSASTSKGSITTVGGNDGGAGGNFLLNLGGASGAGGKAGGAAGGAGGASRTSALLGVGPGIAGTPPGGGGSGGLHLAGSAAQAGGDGAAGRVIVRYTCPTYGIGTLQSVPTCVSTATSNITFTSTAALLPTGVYNVTYNRSLPSGTALTATMTVSTAGTGFFTASGLTTAGTSVITVTNISSGVCSTPVSSANTINVTVSPSTVGGTVAGGTTICSGSTSAALSLTGQVGSIIRWESSVSPFSTWNPISNTTASYTSGALTQTTQFRAVIQSGTCSVVNSGATTVTVNPLPQGSLSANGPFCVTGAGQLTFNATAGTGPYTIVYTENGGTNRTVTGVTSGTPFNVFTTPVTTTTNYAIVSVTDANCTRSTGFTGGGTAAITVNPLPQGSLSAVSPLCGSGAGQLTFTASAGTGPYTIVYTENGGTNRTATGVVSGTAFTPFTTPVTGSTTYALVSVTGANSCVRSSGFTGSTAAITVNPLPQGSLTALSPLCGSGAGQLTFTASAGTGPYTIVYTENGGTNRTATGVVSGTAFAPFTTPVTATTNYAIVSVTDANCTRSTGFTGGGATITVNPLPQGSLTAVSPLCGSGAGQLTFTASSGTGPYTIVYTENGGTNRTATGVVSGTAFTPFTTPVTATTNYAIVSITDANCTRSTGFTGGGATITVNPLPQGSLSAVSPLCGSGAGQLTFTASAGTGPYTIVYTENGGTNRTATGVVSGTAFTPFTTPVTGSTTYALVSVTGANSCVRSSGFTSATAAITVNPVPVPTFTASPPASVCVSTDVTYTTQAGQTNYLWTIPGTSGTDYTITAGAASATSNTVTLQWLTTGNKTVTVGYSSSGCPSTVNASNTTAAIQTVKGAVNGGQHICIGSSSPLLTLSGYTGTIVRWEYAEAIPYVWQSIAHTGSTYQPGILTTSTSYRAVVKNGTCPEDYAVETRIDVDPRPSTPTVGTITQPSCVVPGGSVILNGLISPGSWTINQSGTAVQTYSSSGTTYTVSNLAPGNYTFTIQETGGCQSLPTVNVEIIAPVTNIWNGTSWSKGTPPVASDAIEFAGNYSTTGDLSGCSCKVDSGVTVIVNSNHTLTITNAVTNNGGTLQFENNASLLQVNNSVNSGNIIYKRKTAPIRRYDMTFWSSPIVRTPAYTLHDLSPETLADKYYAYDVSLGWAISYGGTVEMIPGHGYLVRAPQTFDIVNYAEYVASFIGVPNNGTIPIPLLASERYHMVGNPYPSAVYADQFIFDNQSNLYGSLYFWTHNTAPIANPGGGGSKYTNDDYAVYNLAGSVTVGAMQGTGAGSPGNQDPPSGYIAAGQSFFVKAKSVGTANFTNTMRVAGNNNQFFKTDQSNKSALERHRVWLNLTNTEGAFKQLLIGYIEGATNSWDNNYDAVTLNGNKFLDFYSVNENRKLVIQGRALPFDDSDVIQLGYSTTIEGEFSISIDRADGDLTNQNIYLEDKLTNSMHNLTASNYTFSTTIGTFLNRFLVRYKTNTLGVGDFENQNSGLLISVKDKIISLNASNDLIQEVSIYDVSGKLIYNTKKVEAPELQISDFKSADQVLLVKVTLNNGNTTTRKIVFY, from the coding sequence ATGAAAAAAAAATTACCTGCCTTATTTAATTACCCCCAAATTTTAAACCTTTGTTTTTCTTTATCGAATCATTCTAAGAATTCGCTTTCAAAAGTCAAATTATCCATTCTCTTCTCATTTTTTTGCGTTTCAATGTGGGCGCAGCTTCCCCCTCATACATTTGATGCCAATGGAACTGTAGTTGTCCCGGCGGGTATCATATCTATGGAAGTTGAGGGCTGGGGTGCCGGTGGTGCCGGTGGTGGAGCAAATAATTCCGTAGCATTAACTGGACGAGGAGGAGCCGGTGGTGGCGGCGGCGCGTATGCACATGGCTTTATAGGAGTTACTGCCGGAAATACTTTAAATGTTAGAGTAGCGGGAGCTACTACAGGTACAACCGGCTCAGGAGTTAATGGCGGAAATTCTTATATTGAAGGATTTGAGCTAGCGTTTTTAGCAGCTGGTGGTTTAGGCGGAATTGCTAACACAACAGGAACATCTGGAGGGGGTACAGGAGGCTCAGCCTCAACATCAAAAGGTTCAATTACAACAGTAGGTGGTAATGATGGAGGTGCCGGTGGAAATTTCCTTTTAAATTTAGGAGGTGCTTCCGGAGCAGGAGGAAAAGCCGGAGGTGCAGCCGGAGGTGCGGGTGGTGCATCCCGTACAAGTGCACTATTAGGTGTTGGTCCGGGAATTGCTGGTACACCTCCTGGAGGTGGTGGCAGTGGAGGACTGCATCTGGCAGGATCTGCCGCGCAGGCAGGTGGAGATGGTGCTGCCGGGAGAGTAATTGTAAGATATACATGTCCCACTTATGGAATAGGTACTCTTCAATCGGTACCCACATGTGTTTCAACGGCAACTTCTAATATAACATTTACCTCTACCGCAGCTTTACTGCCAACGGGAGTATATAATGTTACTTATAATCGCAGCTTGCCCTCTGGTACAGCATTAACAGCAACAATGACTGTTAGTACGGCCGGAACAGGATTTTTTACAGCTTCAGGACTTACAACTGCAGGAACCAGTGTAATAACCGTTACAAATATAAGTTCGGGTGTTTGTTCAACTCCTGTATCATCAGCTAATACTATTAATGTAACTGTTTCTCCTTCTACTGTTGGAGGAACTGTAGCGGGAGGAACTACCATATGTTCCGGATCAACAAGTGCTGCATTATCTTTGACAGGTCAGGTGGGTTCAATTATTCGTTGGGAATCTTCAGTATCTCCATTTTCTACATGGAATCCAATTTCAAATACAACAGCATCATATACATCAGGGGCTCTTACTCAGACTACTCAATTTCGAGCTGTAATCCAAAGCGGAACATGTTCTGTTGTTAATTCAGGAGCAACCACAGTTACAGTTAATCCACTTCCACAAGGAAGTTTAAGCGCAAATGGCCCATTCTGTGTTACCGGTGCAGGACAGCTTACATTTAATGCTACAGCCGGAACAGGTCCTTACACAATAGTTTATACAGAAAACGGTGGCACAAACCGTACAGTAACAGGTGTTACGAGTGGAACTCCTTTTAATGTATTTACTACTCCGGTCACGACTACCACTAATTATGCTATTGTTTCCGTTACCGATGCCAACTGTACACGCAGTACAGGTTTTACAGGAGGAGGTACAGCTGCTATTACAGTTAATCCATTACCTCAAGGAAGCTTAAGTGCTGTCAGTCCGCTTTGCGGCTCCGGTGCAGGTCAGTTAACATTTACAGCTTCCGCAGGAACCGGACCTTACACGATAGTGTATACAGAAAATGGCGGTACAAACCGTACAGCGACAGGAGTGGTGAGCGGTACTGCTTTTACACCTTTTACGACTCCGGTTACGGGGTCAACTACTTATGCTTTGGTTTCGGTTACCGGAGCAAACAGCTGTGTTCGAAGCTCAGGTTTTACCGGTTCGACAGCAGCTATAACAGTTAATCCGCTTCCTCAGGGAAGTTTAACTGCCTTGAGTCCTCTTTGCGGCTCGGGTGCTGGTCAGCTGACATTTACAGCTTCCGCGGGAACGGGACCTTACACGATAGTCTACACAGAAAACGGCGGTACAAACCGTACAGCAACGGGAGTGGTGAGCGGTACTGCTTTTGCGCCTTTTACTACTCCGGTTACGGCAACTACTAATTATGCTATTGTTTCAGTTACAGATGCGAATTGTACCAGAAGTACAGGTTTTACAGGAGGCGGAGCCACTATTACAGTTAATCCATTGCCTCAAGGAAGCTTAACTGCTGTGAGTCCGCTTTGTGGCTCCGGTGCTGGTCAGCTGACATTTACAGCTTCCTCAGGAACGGGACCTTACACGATAGTGTATACAGAAAACGGCGGTACAAACCGTACAGCAACGGGAGTGGTGAGCGGTACTGCATTTACACCTTTTACCACTCCGGTTACGGCAACTACTAATTATGCTATTGTTTCTATTACAGATGCGAATTGTACCAGAAGTACAGGTTTTACAGGAGGCGGAGCTACTATTACAGTTAATCCATTACCTCAAGGAAGTTTAAGTGCTGTGAGTCCGCTTTGCGGTTCTGGTGCAGGTCAGTTAACATTTACAGCTTCCGCAGGAACCGGACCTTACACGATAGTGTATACAGAAAATGGCGGTACAAACCGTACAGCAACAGGAGTGGTGAGCGGTACTGCTTTTACACCTTTTACGACTCCGGTTACAGGGTCAACCACTTATGCTTTGGTTTCGGTTACCGGAGCAAACAGCTGTGTTCGAAGTTCAGGTTTTACCAGTGCGACAGCAGCCATAACAGTTAATCCGGTACCAGTTCCAACTTTTACAGCCTCACCTCCTGCTTCAGTTTGTGTCAGTACAGATGTAACGTATACAACACAAGCTGGACAGACAAATTATCTCTGGACGATCCCGGGAACTTCGGGAACAGATTATACCATTACAGCCGGAGCAGCCTCTGCCACAAGTAATACAGTAACTTTGCAATGGCTTACAACGGGTAACAAAACGGTAACTGTTGGTTATTCTTCCAGCGGTTGTCCTTCAACTGTTAATGCAAGCAATACAACGGCGGCGATACAAACTGTAAAAGGTGCCGTAAATGGCGGGCAGCATATCTGTATTGGAAGTTCAAGTCCTTTGTTAACTCTAAGCGGCTACACAGGAACAATAGTCAGATGGGAATATGCAGAAGCAATACCGTATGTCTGGCAGTCAATTGCTCACACAGGAAGTACGTATCAGCCGGGAATATTAACCACTAGTACGAGCTACAGAGCAGTTGTGAAAAATGGAACATGCCCTGAAGATTACGCAGTAGAAACCAGAATAGATGTTGACCCAAGACCATCAACGCCAACCGTTGGAACTATTACACAGCCAAGTTGTGTTGTCCCAGGCGGAAGTGTAATTTTAAATGGTTTGATATCACCTGGCAGCTGGACAATTAATCAGTCAGGAACTGCAGTACAGACCTATTCGTCATCAGGAACAACTTATACAGTTTCAAATCTGGCTCCGGGAAATTATACTTTTACCATTCAGGAAACAGGAGGCTGTCAATCTTTACCAACAGTTAATGTAGAGATTATTGCGCCGGTAACCAATATCTGGAACGGAACAAGCTGGTCTAAAGGAACACCGCCTGTGGCGAGTGATGCTATCGAATTTGCAGGTAATTATTCGACTACGGGAGATTTGTCAGGATGTTCTTGTAAAGTTGATTCTGGGGTTACAGTTATAGTAAATTCAAATCACACCTTAACAATTACAAATGCTGTAACTAATAATGGCGGAACATTGCAGTTTGAAAATAATGCAAGTTTGCTGCAGGTTAATAATTCTGTAAATTCAGGAAACATAATTTACAAACGTAAAACAGCACCGATTCGTAGATATGATATGACATTCTGGTCTTCGCCTATAGTTCGTACTCCGGCATATACGCTGCACGATTTATCACCTGAAACACTAGCAGATAAATATTACGCTTATGACGTTTCGTTAGGCTGGGCAATAAGTTATGGAGGAACTGTAGAAATGATCCCGGGACACGGGTATCTGGTAAGAGCGCCACAGACTTTTGATATTGTAAATTATGCCGAATATGTTGCTTCATTTATTGGAGTGCCAAATAATGGCACAATTCCGATTCCTTTATTAGCATCAGAAAGATATCATATGGTAGGAAATCCATATCCTTCGGCAGTATATGCAGATCAGTTTATTTTTGATAATCAGTCAAATTTATACGGTAGTCTTTATTTTTGGACACACAATACAGCACCAATTGCTAATCCGGGTGGAGGCGGTTCTAAATATACTAATGACGATTATGCGGTTTATAATCTGGCAGGTAGTGTAACGGTAGGAGCAATGCAGGGTACAGGAGCGGGCTCACCTGGTAATCAGGATCCTCCTTCAGGATATATAGCCGCTGGTCAGTCATTTTTTGTTAAAGCTAAAAGTGTCGGAACAGCTAACTTTACCAATACCATGCGTGTTGCAGGCAATAATAATCAGTTTTTCAAGACAGATCAAAGCAATAAATCTGCTTTAGAGAGACATAGAGTCTGGCTTAATCTAACGAATACCGAAGGAGCTTTTAAACAATTATTAATTGGTTATATCGAAGGAGCAACTAATTCATGGGATAATAATTATGATGCAGTTACATTAAACGGAAATAAATTTCTTGATTTTTACAGTGTTAACGAGAATAGAAAACTGGTTATCCAGGGA